CACCGCTCCATGTCACCCGAGTGGCGTAGTAGACCGGCAGGTCGTACGACTCGGCACTGCCCTCGGCTATGCCGACGCTGGTGCCGCGCATCCGGACGTAGTACTCCTTGCCGAGCACGACCTTGATGCCGTTGCGGGTGGAGAAGCCGGGCTTGCCGGTGGTCACCGGAATGGTGTTGATCACTTCTCCGTTGCGCCGCACGGTCATGTAGTGCGACCCGGCGTCCGCGACAGCCTCGACGCGGTCGCCGATGGAGAGCTTCAGCGGCTTGGACGCGCCGCCGTAGAGCTTGTCGCCCACCTTGAGGCCGTCCAGGTTGGCGGTGGCCGTGACGAGCGCGCCGGCGGGCCAGTACTCCTTCGGGCGGAAGTGCAGCTTCTTGTCGTCCACCCAGTACCAGGAGCCCTGCACGGCGGGTGTGGAGCGGACCTTGAGGGCCCGCTCGACGACGGCACGGGCCGCCCGGTCCTTGACGGGGAGGGCGAGGTCCGCGGTGATCGGCTGTCCGACGCCGTAGGTGCCCGCCTCCGGCCCGAAGGCGACGGTCAGGGCCCGCTTGGCCGGAGCCGTCTCGAACGTGTACGTACGGGCGCCTGGAGCCCCGTCCTCGTCCTCGGTGGCCACCCGGACCGTGTAGCGGGTGCCCGCCGCCAGAGCGGCCGTGGAGCGCCAGCGCTGCCCGTCCGCGGTGAGTTCGCCCGCCAGATGGCGGTCGGCCGCGTCGGTGACGGTGACGTCGGTGATCCGACCGCCCTCGCCCTTGGCGGAGATCTCCAGGGGCTTCTCGGGGTCCGCCTTCGCGCCGCCGACCGCCGCGCTGATGGCGAGCTGGTCCGCCGCGTCATAGGGCTTCACCGACAGCGGATGGCCGTCGGAACCCGCGCACGCCGTGGCGGCTGCGGTGACGGTGACGGCCAGAAGAGTGCAGCTCAGAACAGTCCGAATGCGCGGCGTGTCGTTCATGACATCACCGTAAGAACAATCCCCGGCGTGGGCGCGTCGAGTGCTGCAAACGAGGGGCCCGGACACTTCGGTGACGAAGTGTCCGGGCCCCTCGGTGTGCTCCGGTACGGAGCGGGGTACCGCTACTGGTTCTGGTTCTCGCCGCGGTAGAACTCGAAGACCCAGCCGAAGAGGCCGACCAGGAGCAGCGGGAACGAGAAGTACAGGATCCACCAGCCCATCGCGACGGCGAGGAAGGCGAGCGCACCGCCGACGGCCAGCGACAGCGGCTGCCAGCTGTGC
Above is a genomic segment from Streptomyces sp. NBC_00094 containing:
- a CDS encoding Ig-like domain-containing protein, yielding MNDTPRIRTVLSCTLLAVTVTAAATACAGSDGHPLSVKPYDAADQLAISAAVGGAKADPEKPLEISAKGEGGRITDVTVTDAADRHLAGELTADGQRWRSTAALAAGTRYTVRVATEDEDGAPGARTYTFETAPAKRALTVAFGPEAGTYGVGQPITADLALPVKDRAARAVVERALKVRSTPAVQGSWYWVDDKKLHFRPKEYWPAGALVTATANLDGLKVGDKLYGGASKPLKLSIGDRVEAVADAGSHYMTVRRNGEVINTIPVTTGKPGFSTRNGIKVVLGKEYYVRMRGTSVGIAEGSAESYDLPVYYATRVTWSGEYVHAAPWSVGSQGVANVSHGCVGMSTGNAAWFYKTVRPGDIVRTVNSRGDTMDTFGNGFGDWNMPWEKWRKGSALVEASGDPTATEDAKARLRPLSF